The nucleotide sequence aacttgttcttatgaacatcaaaatcactaatacaCTTACAACCTAGtgttttaacacccaaaccatgacaaatacttccaaatttgtcatcaaaccctaaaaccataataatcgggttcacttacactaacaatacaacaaaacccctaatttcatgagaaatggggtttataacccaacactaactcaaaccccaacacaaaacaagaatcaaacactaaaattcagatttaagacttaccactacaatcataaTGTATCTAgggacgaaaggaacaactttaactcttgcaccTTCACCCGATTCGAGCTGCTTCTTCTCCAATCAAAGCTCTCTCTCTAAATAGGTTTCCTCTCTCTAGAAAGATGAGAGAGTTTGAGATGAAGAGGAAAATATGAAATGAAGATGTGGATGAGGTTTGGCCAGATTTGTTGCCTCAAAACCATCTATAAGTGAAATTAccactttgcccctcatttaaccccTTTAAAAAATGCTGAATCAAGTCATGGCACAGCGTGCCACCTACCTAACTTGCACGGCGTTCCACTTAGGTTCTAAATTTACATGTTTGACTTGGCACGGCGTGCCACTCTGAAACTGGTTTTGCTGAATTTTGCTTTGGCACGACGTGCCATTCTAAAACTAAATGTGATGTATAAAATTCAGGGTCTTATATTAGCTCACGTTGTTGGCGGCTTGGGAGGAAACACTTTTGGTAAAGGTCCCGATGGTCATGCTCTATAATGGGTCATTTTGGTGTATTGGGTTGTATGATACACTTTGTTAAAATTATGGGTCTTGAGTTCCCGATTATGTAAACTCATAACTTGTTGTATTTTGAGTCGTACTTAACTTTTGAGCAGGTTAATGTGGATCAATACTTGTGATGTTGGAATATATTTGTGTTAAATTTTGTTGCAAACTGCAGAATCTATCACAGCCAGCAAAGCTGCTTCGCGACTTATAGTGTAAATTTGATGTCAAGATTGAAAAGTGATTCTGGGCATCTGGGACAGTGTAAGGTCGCGCTGCGACATGCAAAGCTGCGACATGACTTAGTGCTGGAACAGATGGTCAGGTGTGGTTTTAGAGTAATCATTAAAAATATATTATGGACCGTGTAGCGACTAGAATGATCCGTGACGAGTTGATgaactttttaaaaaaaatgcgTCCTTTTTCTATAACGGGTTTGAGTTATTTCAAGTAGTATCAGACATGACCTTAGGGATCTAGGTGACCTTAGGATGGCATCCTAGACTTAGGTTGAATTTGTGTGTCTGTGCATGACTTGTCGGGTTAAGGGACCATTCTTATTGTTAAGGCTTTAGTGCACGTGTTTATTGGTTATGCATAGTTGATATCATCAAGTGAGTGTCAAGGAGTTTGGTAGGATGCGCTAGTGTGTTAATGATTCGTCACCATTAGTATGGTCGCACGTCGTGTCAAACGAATGAAGTACGATGAGTGTCGAGGGAGATGGGGCTTGCTAAGTGTGTTGTTTAATTACGTTATTACtttattctttagaatgaagataaGAAACCGACCTAATCAAGAAGGTCCGAGCAATGACGATGAGCTAACGTCCAAGATAGAGGTCGCGCTAGAAAGCTATTCCGCAGTCTTTCCTAGGAAGGTTAAGAAAGTGTTCCAACAAAAGGTTGATGAGTAAATCACCGACCTTATACGGGAACGTGTAAGTGAGGCGGTCAAGGAAaattttgaaaagaggtttccaaaACCTCAAGTTAAAGGTGGTGGTAATGAGGGCCAACATGATCATGGGGTTCTTGACAACATGAATAGGAAGGAGTTTAGTTATAAAAACTTCATGTTAATTAAACTGCCAACCTATGAAGGGGATCCCAACCCTCTAAAGAGCACAAAATGGATATCAGATGTCTAAGGGTGCTTTCGAACAAGCGAGTGCCCTTAAAGACAAGGCTTGCTACAAGTCTATTGAGGGGTGCCGTCAAGACTTGATTGGacaataaaattgatttggttggtGAAGAGCATTTGTTGGGTTGTCTTAGGATGATTTCAAAACGGAGTTCTTCAAAGATTTCAGCACTCAAGCTGACCTTACACGGTTACGGAATGAGTTGTGAAACTTGggacaagggtctatggacctaaatacaCTCAAGACTACCTTCTTAGCAAAAGCACAATTTTGCCCTGAGTACATCAGGAATGACCATTTGTTGATGGAAAAATTCTATGAGACCTTTAATGATAATTTTTGTTCGAAGATTAGTTTTGGCCATGTTGACACATTTGCAAAGTTGTTCCATGTGGCAAAGGCTTTGAATCCCATGCTCTAAAGACGGTGGATTTCACCTCAAGTTAGAGGAAGTTTGAATCAAGCAGCGCTCCTAGTAAGAAAGCAAAAAGTGTGATTGAAAGTGTTGGAAGTGTAAAAAAGGGTGGCTCGTGGTATAATGGCCCAAGGTGCTATACTTGTGGGAAACGGGGTCATTTATCCCGGGATTGTAAAAATCCTTCTTCTAACAAGATTGCATATTTTAATTGCCGCAAATAGGGTCACCGAAAGTCCGAATGACCCGAGTTGATTACGGGTGAGACGAGCCATGACAACACCAAAAGGTTAGAGAAATCGACTGGGCCCTCTAGGGGCCGAAACTTTTTGATGACAAGTGAAGATGCCAGGAGATTCAATGAAGTTGTTTTAGGTACTTTTATGGGTAACTCTAAACCCGAAAAAGTGCTATTTTATAGCGGTGTCAATATGTCAAATGTTTCTTTAAAATATGTGGCTAAGTTAGATTATCCTCTAAGTGATCTAGACTCACCGTTGAAAGTCGAGTTAGCGGATGGTAGGTTCTCGGTTGCGGTTGGGTTTTATAAAAATTGTGTTTTTGATTTTGGGACAGAGAAATTTAACATTGACTCGGTTCCAATTACTTTGGGTGAGTTCGATGTTGTTGTTGGTATAGATTGGCTCAATCGTTATAGAGCAAATGTTGCATACCATGAGAAATTTGTGATGGTAAATACCCCAATTGGTGGAGAGCTAATCGTGTACGGTGAAGCTCGAAGATGACCCGTGCCTATCTATACCTATGCCCGGGCGTGTCAACTTGTTACTAGTGGATGTATGGAATATTTAGCTCATGTGGTTGACACtcatgatgagccaccatccattacaACTGTTCCATTTTTAATGAATTTTAAGATGTTTTTCTAGAAGAATAACCGGGTGTTCCACCGGTAAGGGAAATggagtttcgcattgagttagttccgggggGCTAACCCCATTGCTAAGATACCTAATAATTTTGCACTGAACCAAATGCGAGAATTGTtgaattaaaactaagagttgctATAAAAGAGCTTTATCTGACCGAGCAGCTCACCATGGAGTGCTCCAGTCTTTTTATAACtaaagtatgcgtatgtgcatagtTAAAccatgagttgaataaagtgaataAAGTGACATATAAAAGAGCTTATTTGATCgaaagtatgcgtatgtgcatagtTAAACCATGAGTAGAATAAAGTGACgaccaagaatcgttatccattgcctaggatttgaaacttatttgatcaactacaggaaGTGTGTTActtttcaaagatcgatttacggtcTGGTCATCATCAAATGCGGATTCGAGATGAAGACATCGAGAAGATGGCGTTTTGGACTCGATACGAGCATTTTGAGTTCATTGTAATGCCTTTTTATCTTACGAATGTGCCCGCATCATTcacggaccttatgaaccgagtgtgacaAACTATGTTGGACaattcggtaattgtgttcattgatgacatacttgtttattccaagagtatgagggaacatgaacatcatttgcgcgaGTTGTTAAAGACATtgagaaaggagaagttgtatgcaaaattctccaaatgtgaattttggctaagggatgtgcaatttcttggccatattgtTAACTAAGAAGGGATCAAAGTGTACCCAGGGAAGATTGATGCGGTCAAGAATTGGAatgaccgactacacctacggaagtaCGAAGTATCCTTTGATTAGCCAGTTATTATCGTTAGTTTATTCAatattttccaagattgcttcatcCTTAACGAATCTAACTTGGAATAATGCGATGTTTGATTggaaaaacgagcaagaaattgctttccaattgtggAAGAGCAAATTAtgccaagctccggtgttggtgatACCGGAACGTGTGGAAGATATGATAGTGTCTTGCGATGCCTCGATTAATGGGCTCGGATGTGTTCTTATGCAAAAAGGTAAGGTGATCGCCTATGCCTCGAGACAACTAAAAGAGTACGAGAGGaattacccgactcatgatcttgagttggtggtGGTGGTGCATGCGTTAAGGATTTGGCGCCATTACCTGTATGTTGTTAAATGCACGATTTATATAGAACACAAGAAGATAAAATATTTCTTTGACCAACATGACATAAACAACCCTCAACGACAATGGTTGGATTTATTGAAAGATTATGATTGggtgatactttatcatccgggtaaggctaatgtggtcgcggatgcgtcgAGTCAAAAGAACCAAATTCCAAGTATGGAAATAAAGTATTTGCGAATGATCCTTTCGAATGATTTTATTTAGAAACTCAGTGAGGTTCAATTTGAAGTGTTTGTTAAttacaagcatgaagagcggattcaAGGGCAAACAGAGTCGATTCTTTTAGGCCCACATGggttgttgtctttccaaggacgGTGTGGGTGCCGAAATTGGGTTGTCACCGAAAATTTCTACTCGATGAGGCGCATAAATTGAAATATTCTTTTCATCCGGGTGCggcaaaaatgtatcttgacttgaagaaagagtattggcggCCCCGCATGAAGAGAGACGTTGTTaaatatgttgagcaatgtgttactTGCTTTCAAGTTaaggctgaacaccaaaagccttaTCGTATAGTGCAACCATTGGAAATTccgaagtggaagtgggagcatctTACCATGAATTTTATCACTAAATTACCGAAAATGGCTATAACCCAATATGATACAAATAGGGTGATCatcgatagattgacgaaaagcACCTTATTTCTTCCCTTACGAGGGGCGATTTCGTCGAAAACTTtggcaaggttatttattaaggaggtgatatcgagacatggcatgCCTATTTCTATAGTATTGGATAGAGATATGTGTTTCACGTCACGTTTTTGGAGTAACTTTCATGAGGAAATGGGTACTCAACTAAATTTGAGCACCaaatatcatcctcaaacggatgatcAAAGTGACGAAATGATCC is from Rutidosis leptorrhynchoides isolate AG116_Rl617_1_P2 chromosome 10, CSIRO_AGI_Rlap_v1, whole genome shotgun sequence and encodes:
- the LOC139870644 gene encoding uncharacterized protein; its protein translation is MTSEDARRFNEVVLGTFMGNSKPEKVLFYSGVNMSNVSLKYVAKLDYPLSDLDSPLKVELADGRFSVAVGFYKNCVFDFGTEKFNIDSVPITLGEFDVVVGIDWLNRYRANVAYHEKFVMVNTPIGGELIVYGEARR